From a single Pseudomonas serboccidentalis genomic region:
- the puuE gene encoding allantoinase PuuE, with protein MSADYPRDLIGYGSNPPHPHWPGNARIALSFVLNYEEGGERNILHGDKESEAFLSEMVAAQPLQGARNMSMESLYEYGSRAGVWRILKLFKEFDIPLTIFAVAMAAQRHPDVIRAMVEAGHEICSHGYRWIDYQYMDEAQEREHMLEAIRILTELTGERPLGWYTGRTGPNTRRLVMEEGGFLYDCDTYDDDLPYWEPNNPTGKPHLVIPYTLDTNDMRFTQVQGFNKGDDFFEYLKDAFDVLYAEGAEAPKMLSIGLHCRLIGRPARLASLKRFIEYAKSHEQVWFSRRVDIARHWHETHPYQGAAQ; from the coding sequence GTGAGCGCTGACTACCCACGCGACCTGATCGGTTACGGCAGTAACCCTCCTCACCCACACTGGCCGGGCAATGCCCGCATCGCCCTGTCGTTCGTGCTCAACTACGAAGAAGGCGGCGAGCGCAACATTCTGCACGGCGACAAAGAATCCGAAGCCTTCCTCTCCGAGATGGTTGCCGCCCAGCCGCTGCAAGGCGCGCGCAACATGAGCATGGAATCGCTTTACGAGTATGGCAGCCGTGCCGGCGTCTGGCGGATCCTGAAACTGTTCAAGGAATTCGACATTCCGCTGACCATCTTCGCCGTGGCCATGGCCGCCCAGCGCCACCCGGACGTGATCCGCGCGATGGTCGAGGCCGGTCACGAGATCTGCAGCCACGGCTACCGCTGGATCGACTACCAGTACATGGATGAGGCGCAGGAGCGCGAGCACATGCTCGAAGCGATCCGCATCCTCACCGAACTCACCGGCGAACGCCCACTGGGCTGGTACACCGGCCGCACCGGCCCGAACACCCGTCGTCTGGTGATGGAAGAAGGCGGTTTTCTCTACGACTGCGACACCTACGACGACGACCTGCCCTATTGGGAACCGAACAACCCGACCGGCAAGCCGCACCTGGTGATTCCGTACACCCTCGACACCAACGACATGCGCTTCACCCAGGTGCAGGGTTTCAACAAGGGCGACGATTTCTTCGAATACCTCAAAGACGCGTTCGACGTGCTCTACGCCGAAGGTGCCGAAGCGCCGAAGATGCTTTCGATCGGCCTGCACTGCCGACTGATCGGCCGTCCGGCGCGCCTGGCTTCGCTCAAGCGCTTCATCGAATACGCCAAAAGTCATGAACAGGTGTGGTTCAGCCGCCGTGTCGACATCGCGCGCCACTGGCACGAAACCCACCCGTATCAAGGGGCCGCCCAATGA
- the uraH gene encoding hydroxyisourate hydrolase — MGRLTTHVLDAAHGCPGSSIKVELYRVEGSHLELVASAVTNSDGRVDAPLLQGDDYRTGVYQVQFHAGDYYRARGVQLPEPAFLDVVVLRFGISAEQDHYHVPLLISPYSYSTYRGS, encoded by the coding sequence ATGGGACGTTTGACAACACACGTTTTGGACGCTGCACACGGTTGCCCGGGCAGCTCGATCAAGGTCGAGCTGTACCGCGTTGAAGGATCGCACCTGGAATTGGTCGCCAGTGCGGTTACCAACAGCGATGGCCGGGTCGATGCGCCGCTGCTGCAAGGCGATGACTACCGCACCGGGGTCTATCAGGTGCAGTTCCACGCCGGAGATTACTACCGCGCCCGTGGCGTGCAGTTGCCGGAGCCGGCGTTTCTGGACGTGGTAGTGCTGCGTTTCGGCATCTCTGCCGAACAGGATCACTACCACGTGCCACTGCTGATCTCGCCTTACAGCTATTCCACCTACCGGGGCAGTTGA
- a CDS encoding LysE family translocator, which yields MSLETWLLFSGAALVVILIPGPLSLLMISNSLNYGLRRSYPAFLGGVIASICLLSASALGLGALLLASEQLFSALKIVGALYLFYLAWQSWQQSRQPSVGAEVPQAAPVPRFRTLFGRAFVLGASNPKDILFFAAFLPQFLSAQQPFLPQLLIMIVTWVVLDLGCKLAYGLGAHGAARYLRSGKGQSWFNRVSAGLFSGAGAASLLSR from the coding sequence ATGAGTCTGGAAACCTGGCTGCTGTTCAGCGGCGCTGCGTTGGTGGTGATCCTGATCCCGGGGCCGCTGTCATTGCTGATGATCAGCAACAGCCTGAACTACGGCTTGCGCCGTTCGTACCCGGCGTTTCTCGGCGGCGTGATCGCCTCGATCTGCCTGCTCAGTGCCTCGGCGCTGGGGCTTGGCGCCCTGCTGCTGGCGTCGGAACAGCTGTTCAGCGCGCTGAAAATCGTCGGTGCGCTGTACCTGTTCTATCTCGCCTGGCAGAGCTGGCAGCAATCGCGTCAGCCGTCGGTAGGCGCTGAAGTGCCGCAAGCTGCGCCGGTACCGCGCTTTCGCACACTGTTCGGGCGGGCTTTTGTATTGGGCGCCAGCAATCCGAAAGACATCCTGTTCTTCGCCGCATTTCTGCCGCAGTTCCTCAGCGCGCAACAGCCGTTCCTGCCGCAGTTGCTGATCATGATCGTCACCTGGGTGGTGCTCGACCTGGGCTGCAAACTGGCTTACGGACTGGGTGCGCATGGCGCGGCACGCTATCTGCGTAGCGGCAAGGGGCAGAGCTGGTTCAACCGGGTGAGTGCCGGGTTGTTCAGTGGTGCGGGGGCTGCTTCTCTGTTGAGCCGCTAA
- a CDS encoding NCS2 family permease translates to MESRKSEASTLELSPPLRTGVLERIFKLSLHGTTVKTELIAGLTTFITMAYIIFVNPNIMADAGIDHGAAFVATCIAAALGCLLMGLYANWPVGLAPGMGLNAFFTYTVVGTMGYNWETALGAVFVSGVLFMILTFSRIREWLLNSIPVSLRFAMGAGVGLFLGLIGLKTAGIVVDSPATLIKLGSLREPGPLLAAICFLMIAILSYHKVFGAILISIITVTLAGWGLGIVHYEGIMSTPPSLAPTFMAMNVAGVFNVSMISVVLAFLFVHMFDTAGTLMGVAQRANLVNADGRIENLSRAMKADSASSVFGAVVGVPPVTSYVESAAGVAAGGRTGLTAVTVGVLFIAAMFFAPLAGMIPAYATAGALIYVAMLMMGGMAHIEWDEATDAIPAIVTAIMMPLTFSVADGIALGFITYVALKAGTGKYKEISVSLWVLCAIFIAKFIFL, encoded by the coding sequence GTGGAAAGCCGCAAATCCGAAGCATCGACGCTGGAACTCTCACCGCCCTTACGCACCGGTGTGCTGGAGCGCATCTTCAAACTCAGCTTGCATGGCACCACGGTGAAGACCGAGCTGATTGCCGGTCTGACAACCTTCATCACCATGGCTTACATCATCTTCGTCAACCCGAACATCATGGCCGATGCCGGGATCGATCACGGTGCAGCCTTCGTCGCCACCTGCATCGCCGCCGCACTCGGCTGCCTGCTGATGGGCCTGTACGCCAACTGGCCAGTGGGTCTGGCACCGGGCATGGGCCTCAATGCGTTCTTCACCTACACCGTGGTCGGCACCATGGGCTACAACTGGGAAACCGCGCTCGGTGCGGTGTTCGTCTCCGGTGTACTGTTCATGATCCTGACCTTCTCGCGTATTCGCGAGTGGCTGCTCAACAGTATTCCAGTCAGCCTGCGCTTTGCGATGGGCGCCGGTGTCGGCCTGTTCCTCGGTCTGATCGGCCTGAAAACCGCCGGCATCGTCGTCGACAGCCCGGCCACCCTGATCAAGCTCGGCTCCCTGCGTGAACCGGGCCCATTGCTGGCGGCGATCTGCTTCCTGATGATCGCAATCCTCAGCTACCACAAAGTCTTCGGCGCAATCCTCATCAGCATCATCACCGTGACCCTGGCCGGTTGGGGCCTGGGCATCGTGCATTACGAAGGGATCATGTCGACCCCGCCAAGCCTGGCGCCGACCTTCATGGCGATGAACGTGGCCGGCGTGTTCAACGTCAGCATGATCAGCGTGGTCCTGGCTTTCCTCTTTGTGCACATGTTCGACACCGCTGGCACCCTGATGGGCGTTGCCCAGCGCGCCAATCTGGTCAACGCTGACGGGCGTATCGAAAACCTCTCCCGCGCCATGAAAGCCGACAGCGCGTCCAGCGTGTTCGGCGCCGTGGTCGGTGTTCCTCCGGTGACAAGCTACGTGGAAAGTGCCGCCGGTGTGGCCGCTGGTGGTCGGACTGGTCTTACCGCAGTCACCGTAGGTGTGCTATTTATAGCCGCGATGTTTTTCGCACCACTGGCCGGCATGATTCCCGCCTACGCCACCGCCGGTGCACTGATCTACGTCGCAATGCTGATGATGGGTGGCATGGCCCACATCGAGTGGGACGAAGCCACCGATGCCATTCCGGCGATCGTCACCGCGATCATGATGCCGCTGACCTTTTCGGTCGCCGACGGCATCGCGCTGGGCTTCATCACCTACGTGGCGTTGAAGGCCGGTACCGGCAAGTACAAGGAAATTTCCGTCAGCCTGTGGGTGCTCTGCGCGATCTTCATCGCCAAGTTCATCTTCTTGTAA
- a CDS encoding MarR family winged helix-turn-helix transcriptional regulator, with translation MLDLKNPVSQQQAMEAFFFGYQAFTAKADEMLERRGLSRVHQRIVFFIARYPNLSVKQLLGLLGVSKQALNMPLRQLQEMHLVESVASEADKRKRLLELTAEGAKFEQALRREQVKLLERVFAEAGAAAVNGWLAVNSALGNSQSHLD, from the coding sequence ATGCTTGACCTTAAAAACCCGGTTAGCCAGCAACAGGCGATGGAAGCGTTTTTCTTCGGCTATCAGGCGTTCACCGCCAAGGCCGATGAAATGCTCGAGCGGCGCGGTCTGTCCCGGGTGCATCAGCGGATTGTGTTTTTCATCGCGCGTTATCCGAATCTCAGTGTGAAGCAATTGCTGGGATTGCTCGGCGTAAGCAAACAGGCACTGAACATGCCGTTGCGCCAGTTGCAGGAAATGCATCTGGTGGAAAGCGTGGCGTCAGAGGCGGACAAGCGTAAGCGCCTGCTTGAGCTGACCGCCGAGGGTGCGAAGTTCGAGCAGGCGTTGCGCCGTGAGCAGGTGAAGTTGCTCGAGCGGGTGTTTGCCGAGGCTGGGGCGGCGGCGGTGAATGGGTGGTTGGCGGTGAATTCAGCGTTGGGGAATAGCCAGTCACACCTCGATTGA
- a CDS encoding PLP-dependent aminotransferase family protein, producing the protein MAFSERVSRLKSSLIREILAAAQRPEVMSFAGGLPAEAMLPKVEWADMPLSLGQYGMSEGEPALREALAAQARALGLACEASQVLVVSGSQQTLDLAAKLYIDKGTEILLEAPTYLAALQIFQLFGADCLTVPQEADGPNLAQLRTRLEQHRPAFIYLIPTFQNPSAVRYSEAKRAAVAALLDEFGVTLIEDEPYRELTFDGGSAKPIAGRLKKASWIYTGTVSKTLLPGLRVGYLIASPDLFPHLLKLKQSADLHTNRIGQWQALQWIGSEKYQQHLSELRGFYRQRRDAFQSALETHFSDLADWNMPQGGLFFWLTLKQPLDTRTLLNEALANDVAFMPGEPFFPEPDKNLGHLRLNFSHIDPARLDEGLKRLAAVVRQAQAAQAA; encoded by the coding sequence ATGGCTTTTTCCGAACGTGTCTCGCGCCTTAAAAGTTCTCTGATCCGTGAAATCCTCGCCGCAGCCCAGCGCCCGGAGGTGATGTCGTTTGCCGGTGGCTTGCCGGCCGAAGCCATGCTGCCGAAAGTCGAATGGGCCGACATGCCGCTGTCTCTCGGCCAGTACGGCATGAGCGAAGGCGAACCGGCGCTGCGTGAAGCGTTGGCGGCGCAGGCGAGGGCGCTGGGGCTGGCCTGTGAAGCGAGTCAGGTGCTGGTGGTCAGCGGCTCCCAGCAAACCCTCGATCTGGCGGCCAAGTTGTACATCGACAAGGGCACTGAAATTCTCCTGGAAGCACCGACCTATCTCGCCGCATTGCAGATCTTCCAGCTGTTCGGCGCCGATTGCCTGACCGTGCCGCAAGAGGCCGACGGCCCGAACCTGGCCCAACTGCGCACTCGTCTTGAGCAGCATCGCCCAGCGTTCATCTACCTGATCCCGACGTTTCAGAATCCGTCCGCCGTGCGCTACAGCGAAGCCAAGCGCGCTGCCGTCGCCGCGCTGCTGGATGAATTCGGCGTGACGCTGATCGAAGACGAACCGTACCGCGAACTGACCTTCGATGGCGGCAGCGCCAAACCGATTGCCGGGCGCCTGAAAAAAGCCAGCTGGATCTACACCGGCACCGTATCGAAAACCCTGTTGCCAGGGTTGCGCGTCGGCTACCTGATCGCCAGCCCGGACCTGTTTCCGCACCTGCTCAAACTCAAGCAATCGGCGGATCTGCACACTAACCGCATCGGCCAGTGGCAGGCGCTGCAATGGATCGGCAGTGAAAAATATCAGCAGCACTTGAGTGAGTTGCGCGGCTTCTACCGGCAGCGCCGCGATGCGTTCCAGTCAGCGCTGGAAACGCATTTTTCCGATCTGGCAGACTGGAACATGCCACAGGGCGGGCTGTTTTTCTGGCTGACGCTCAAGCAACCGCTGGATACGCGCACCTTGCTCAACGAGGCGCTGGCCAACGACGTGGCGTTCATGCCGGGCGAACCGTTCTTTCCCGAACCGGATAAAAACCTCGGGCACCTGCGTTTGAATTTCAGCCACATCGATCCGGCGCGACTGGATGAAGGGCTGAAGCGATTGGCGGCGGTGGTGCGTCAGGCTCAGGCGGCGCAGGCGGCCTGA
- a CDS encoding glutathione S-transferase N-terminal domain-containing protein, with protein sequence MFVKALRVGLGQLIIFIDFITRPGKKQRPAETQAQVNAAAKGLTLYQFHACPFCVKTRRTLRRLNVPVVLKDAKNNEQDRQTLLDQGGKIKVPCLRIEENGQTTWMYESKVIIDYLDKRFAAV encoded by the coding sequence GTGTTCGTAAAAGCGCTTCGTGTCGGCCTTGGCCAACTGATCATCTTCATCGACTTCATCACTCGCCCGGGCAAGAAACAGCGCCCGGCCGAAACCCAGGCCCAGGTCAACGCGGCCGCCAAAGGCCTGACTCTGTATCAGTTCCACGCCTGCCCGTTCTGCGTGAAGACCCGCCGCACCCTGCGCCGCCTGAACGTGCCGGTGGTGCTGAAGGACGCGAAAAACAACGAACAGGATCGCCAGACGCTGCTGGACCAGGGCGGCAAGATCAAGGTGCCGTGCCTGCGTATTGAAGAGAATGGACAGACGACCTGGATGTATGAATCCAAGGTGATCATTGATTATCTGGACAAGCGTTTCGCTGCAGTCTGA
- the folE gene encoding GTP cyclohydrolase I FolE, with product MSLEQNYTAILGQLGEDVSREGLLDTPKRAAKAMQYLCRGYEQTLEEVTNGALFSSDNSEMVLVKDIELYSLCEHHLLPFIGKAHVAYIPSGKVLGLSKVARIVDMYARRLQIQENLSRQIADAVMQVTGALGVAVVIEAKHMCMMMRGVEKQNSSMITSVMLGEFRENAATRSEFLSLIK from the coding sequence ATGTCCCTGGAACAGAATTACACCGCGATTCTCGGCCAACTGGGCGAGGACGTGTCCCGCGAGGGCCTGCTCGACACGCCAAAGCGTGCCGCCAAAGCCATGCAGTATCTCTGCCGCGGTTATGAACAGACGCTCGAAGAGGTCACCAACGGTGCCCTGTTCAGCTCCGACAACAGCGAAATGGTGCTGGTCAAGGACATCGAGCTGTACTCGTTGTGCGAACACCACCTGCTGCCGTTCATCGGCAAGGCGCACGTCGCGTACATCCCTAGCGGCAAGGTGCTGGGCCTGTCGAAGGTTGCGCGGATCGTCGACATGTACGCCCGTCGCCTGCAGATCCAGGAAAACCTCAGCCGCCAGATCGCCGATGCGGTGATGCAAGTCACCGGCGCGCTGGGCGTCGCCGTGGTGATCGAGGCCAAGCACATGTGCATGATGATGCGCGGTGTCGAGAAGCAGAACTCGTCGATGATCACCTCGGTGATGCTCGGTGAGTTCCGCGAAAACGCGGCCACCCGCAGTGAGTTCCTCAGCCTGATCAAGTAA
- a CDS encoding Smr/MutS family protein codes for MQDDDFSLFKSAIQGVKPIKHDRADTGKPKADRAQIAKLRQSATVRTDTTTVDGLSDQFVIDVGPEDELMWARDGVQESQMRKLKIGQIPFEGSLDLHGMNVEKARETLWAFLAEATRFEIRCVRVTHGKAVRLDGKRPMIKSHVNTWLRQHPQVLGFCSCQARHGGAGAVYVMLKRTMMEGRDE; via the coding sequence ATGCAAGACGACGATTTTTCCCTGTTCAAAAGTGCGATCCAAGGCGTCAAGCCGATCAAGCACGACCGCGCCGACACCGGCAAACCCAAAGCTGACCGCGCCCAGATCGCCAAACTGCGCCAGTCCGCCACCGTGCGCACCGACACCACTACCGTGGATGGCCTGTCCGATCAGTTCGTGATCGACGTCGGCCCCGAAGACGAACTGATGTGGGCCCGCGACGGGGTGCAGGAAAGTCAGATGCGCAAGCTCAAGATCGGCCAGATTCCGTTCGAAGGCAGCCTCGACCTGCACGGCATGAACGTCGAAAAAGCCCGTGAGACCCTCTGGGCATTTCTGGCGGAAGCGACCCGATTCGAAATCCGCTGCGTGCGCGTCACCCACGGCAAGGCTGTACGCCTGGACGGCAAGCGGCCGATGATCAAAAGCCACGTCAACACCTGGCTGCGCCAGCATCCGCAAGTGCTCGGCTTCTGCTCCTGTCAGGCCAGGCATGGCGGTGCCGGTGCGGTTTACGTGATGCTCAAACGCACCATGATGGAAGGCCGCGACGAATAA
- a CDS encoding cysteine hydrolase family protein, whose protein sequence is MSVPKTMFQLSGRGYAAATLSHATVVIIDAQKEYLSGPLALSGMDAAVANIKQLVAAARAAGRPIVHVRHLGTVGGLFDPQGERGEFIPGLEPQGDETIIGKLLPSAFHGTELLDRLQNLGSLDLIVCGFMSHSSVSTTVRAAKNLGFRCTLVEDACATRDLPFKGRVLSAAVVQEAEMAIMADNFATLALTQDLI, encoded by the coding sequence ATGTCCGTTCCAAAAACGATGTTTCAACTCAGCGGCCGCGGTTACGCAGCGGCCACGCTGAGCCATGCCACCGTGGTCATCATCGATGCCCAGAAGGAGTACCTCAGTGGCCCGCTGGCCCTGAGCGGCATGGACGCGGCCGTCGCGAACATCAAACAACTGGTCGCCGCAGCCCGTGCAGCCGGTCGGCCGATCGTGCACGTGCGTCATCTCGGCACCGTCGGTGGCCTGTTCGACCCACAGGGCGAGCGCGGCGAATTCATCCCCGGCCTTGAGCCACAGGGTGATGAAACCATCATCGGCAAACTGCTGCCGAGCGCCTTCCACGGCACCGAACTGCTGGACCGTTTGCAGAATCTGGGCTCGCTGGACCTGATCGTCTGCGGCTTCATGAGCCACTCCAGCGTCAGCACCACCGTGCGCGCGGCGAAGAACCTGGGTTTCCGTTGCACCCTGGTCGAAGACGCCTGCGCCACCCGCGACCTGCCATTTAAGGGCCGTGTGCTCAGCGCCGCCGTGGTGCAGGAAGCGGAAATGGCGATCATGGCCGACAACTTCGCCACCCTCGCCTTGACTCAGGATCTGATCTGA
- the prmB gene encoding 50S ribosomal protein L3 N(5)-glutamine methyltransferase — MITSRLRTLRDHIRWAVSRFHGEDLFFGHGTDNAWDEARQLVLGALHLPWEIADSYLDCALEDDELVNLQRLLKRRIEERIPTAYLLGEAWFCGMSFIVDERVLIPRSPIGELIENRFAPWIGDEPARILDLCTGSGCIGIACAYEFQNAEVVLADLSFEALEVANQNIERHGVDERVYTVQGDGFDGLPGQRFDLIVSNPPYVDAEDFADMPDEYQHEPELGLACGDDGLNLVRRMLAEAADHLTEKGLLIVEVGNSQVHVEALYPEVDFAWLDFERGGHGVFMLTAEQCRDHQALFASRV, encoded by the coding sequence GTGATCACTTCCCGACTTCGTACCCTGCGCGACCACATCCGTTGGGCCGTCAGCCGCTTCCATGGGGAGGATCTGTTTTTCGGCCATGGCACCGACAACGCCTGGGACGAAGCCCGGCAGTTGGTGCTCGGTGCGTTGCACCTGCCATGGGAAATCGCCGACAGCTACCTCGATTGCGCGCTGGAGGATGACGAACTGGTCAACCTGCAGCGTCTGCTCAAGCGCCGCATCGAAGAGCGCATCCCGACCGCTTACCTGCTGGGTGAGGCGTGGTTCTGCGGCATGTCGTTCATCGTCGATGAGCGCGTGCTGATCCCGCGTTCACCGATTGGCGAGCTGATCGAAAACCGCTTCGCACCGTGGATCGGCGACGAGCCTGCACGCATTCTCGACCTGTGCACCGGCTCCGGCTGCATCGGTATCGCCTGCGCCTACGAGTTCCAGAACGCTGAAGTGGTGCTGGCGGACCTGTCGTTCGAAGCGCTGGAAGTCGCCAATCAGAACATTGAGCGCCACGGCGTCGATGAGCGCGTGTATACCGTGCAGGGCGATGGTTTCGATGGGCTGCCGGGGCAGCGTTTTGACTTGATCGTGTCGAACCCGCCGTATGTCGACGCAGAGGATTTCGCCGACATGCCGGACGAATACCAGCATGAACCGGAGCTGGGCCTGGCCTGCGGTGATGACGGTCTGAACCTGGTACGACGGATGCTCGCCGAAGCGGCGGATCACCTGACCGAGAAGGGGTTGCTGATCGTTGAAGTGGGCAACAGCCAGGTGCATGTCGAAGCGCTGTACCCGGAAGTCGACTTCGCCTGGCTCGATTTCGAGCGCGGCGGGCATGGCGTGTTCATGCTGACAGCGGAGCAGTGCCGCGATCACCAGGCCCTGTTCGCCTCCCGCGTCTAA
- a CDS encoding alpha/beta hydrolase: protein MMLRVLILSLTLFTGFAHATVLQRPISLDTGNGELFGSLLLPKSDNPVPVVLILAGSGPTDRDGNNPDGGRNDSLKRLAWVLAKHNIASVRYDKRGVAASFAATPDERNLSVEAYVNDAVAWSQKLKSDPRFGPLILLGHSEGALIATLAAPRADAAALISLSGSARPVDQVIREQLARSLPPPLMLRSNELLDSLKAGHTDANVPAPLQPIFRPSVQPYLISLFRQEPAKAFAQLKMPALIVQGSNDMQVDVGDARALKAAKPDAELVVIEGMNHVMRIVPADVKRQLASYKDPNLPLAAELGGKLIEFIDGLRTR, encoded by the coding sequence ATGATGCTGCGAGTTCTGATCTTGAGTCTTACCCTGTTTACCGGCTTTGCCCACGCGACTGTCCTGCAGCGCCCGATCTCTCTGGACACCGGCAACGGTGAACTTTTCGGCTCCCTGTTGTTGCCAAAATCCGACAACCCGGTGCCGGTTGTCCTGATCCTTGCAGGCTCCGGTCCTACGGATCGTGACGGAAATAACCCCGATGGCGGGCGCAATGACAGCCTCAAGCGGCTGGCCTGGGTGCTGGCCAAACACAACATCGCCAGCGTGCGTTACGACAAGCGCGGTGTGGCCGCGAGCTTTGCGGCCACACCCGACGAGCGCAATCTGTCGGTGGAGGCCTACGTCAACGATGCCGTGGCCTGGAGCCAGAAGCTGAAAAGCGATCCACGGTTCGGTCCGTTGATTCTGCTCGGTCACAGTGAAGGCGCCCTCATCGCCACCCTCGCCGCCCCGCGCGCCGACGCCGCGGCGCTGATTTCCCTGTCCGGCAGCGCCCGGCCGGTCGATCAAGTGATTCGCGAACAACTGGCGCGCAGTCTGCCGCCGCCGTTGATGCTGCGCAGCAACGAACTGCTCGACAGCCTCAAGGCCGGCCACACCGATGCCAACGTGCCGGCGCCGCTGCAGCCGATTTTCCGGCCAAGTGTGCAGCCGTACCTGATTTCGCTGTTCCGCCAGGAGCCGGCCAAGGCCTTTGCGCAACTGAAGATGCCGGCGCTGATCGTTCAGGGCAGCAACGACATGCAAGTCGACGTTGGCGATGCGCGGGCGCTGAAAGCCGCCAAGCCCGACGCCGAACTGGTGGTGATCGAGGGCATGAACCACGTGATGCGCATCGTCCCCGCCGATGTGAAGCGGCAATTGGCCTCCTACAAGGACCCGAATTTGCCACTGGCAGCGGAACTGGGCGGCAAACTCATCGAGTTTATTGACGGACTTCGCACCCGTTAA
- the aroC gene encoding chorismate synthase, producing MSGNTYGKLFTVTTAGESHGPALVAIVDGCPPGLEISLEDLQRDLDRRKPGTSRHTTQRQEADEVEILSGVFEGRTTGCSIGLLIRNTDQKSKDYSAIKDLFRPAHADYTYHHKYGERDYRGGGRSSARETAMRVAAGAIAKKFLATQGIVIRGYMSQLGPIEIPFKTWDSVEENAFFSPDPDKVPELEAYMDQLRRDQDSVGAKITVVAEGVMPGLGEPIFDRLDAELAHALMSINAVKGVEIGAGFACVAQRGTEHRDELTPEGFLSNNAGGILGGISSGQPIVAHLALKPTSSITTPGRSIDIHGNPVDVITKGRHDPCVGIRATPIAEAMMAIVLMDHLLRHRGQNADVRVSTPVLGQL from the coding sequence ATGTCCGGCAATACCTACGGCAAGTTGTTCACTGTCACCACCGCTGGCGAAAGCCATGGTCCGGCGTTGGTCGCCATTGTCGACGGCTGCCCACCGGGCCTGGAGATCTCCCTCGAAGACCTGCAGCGCGACCTCGATCGCCGCAAGCCGGGCACCAGCCGCCACACCACCCAGCGGCAGGAAGCCGACGAAGTCGAAATCCTCTCCGGCGTGTTCGAAGGCCGCACCACTGGCTGCTCCATCGGCCTGTTGATCCGCAACACCGACCAGAAGTCCAAGGACTACTCGGCGATCAAGGACCTGTTCCGCCCGGCCCATGCCGATTACACCTACCACCACAAATACGGTGAGCGCGATTACCGTGGTGGCGGTCGCAGCTCGGCGCGGGAAACCGCGATGCGCGTGGCGGCCGGTGCGATCGCCAAGAAGTTTCTCGCGACCCAGGGCATCGTCATCCGTGGCTACATGAGCCAGCTCGGCCCGATCGAAATCCCGTTCAAGACCTGGGATTCGGTGGAAGAGAACGCCTTCTTCAGCCCGGATCCGGACAAGGTGCCGGAGCTGGAAGCCTACATGGACCAGTTGCGCCGCGATCAGGACTCGGTCGGGGCGAAGATCACCGTGGTCGCCGAAGGCGTGATGCCGGGTCTTGGCGAACCGATTTTCGACCGTCTCGACGCCGAACTGGCGCACGCGCTGATGAGCATCAACGCGGTCAAAGGTGTGGAAATCGGCGCCGGTTTCGCCTGCGTCGCACAACGCGGCACCGAGCATCGCGATGAACTGACCCCGGAAGGTTTCCTCAGCAACAACGCCGGCGGCATTCTGGGTGGCATCTCCTCGGGTCAGCCGATCGTCGCGCATCTGGCGCTCAAGCCAACGTCGAGCATCACCACCCCGGGCCGTTCGATCGACATCCATGGCAACCCGGTGGACGTGATCACCAAGGGCCGTCATGACCCCTGCGTCGGCATCCGCGCCACGCCGATTGCCGAAGCGATGATGGCCATCGTGCTGATGGACCACCTGCTGCGTCACCGTGGGCAGAACGCCGACGTGCGTGTCAGCACCCCGGTGCTGGGTCAGCTTTGA